In Leishmania mexicana MHOM/GT/2001/U1103 complete genome, chromosome 20, one genomic interval encodes:
- a CDS encoding putative N-acyl-L-amino acid amidohydrolase: MPSSISLIDAVKNEVVQWRRHIHEYPYVAYEEQPTADYVADVLSSMPAPLDIRRLTPNSVVADLRGGAGEGPMYALRADMDALPLQEESGEPFSSKRPGVMHACGHDAHTAMLLGAVKVLCQMRDRIRGTVRFVFQHAEEVVPSGAKQLVGLGVLDGVSMIFGLHVAAEYPVGTISTRQGTLCGACNDFDIVIRGAGGHASQPELCVDPILIASEVVANLQSVVSRRVSALRAPVLSITTFEGGRGSYNVIPDTVRMRGTLRCLDRDTQARVPSLMEEIIAGITKAHGAQYELSWLEPNIVTYNDPKAYEVVKSVAEEMLGKDAFVVKEEPMFGVEDFSEYQAVIPGCFSLLGIRDEAFGSVYTEHSSKFKIEESALQVGVMMHVGTIVKLMM; this comes from the coding sequence ATGCCGTCCTCAATCTCACTCATCGACGCCGTAAAAAACGAGGTggtgcagtggcgccgccacatcCACGAGTATCCATATGTTGCGTATGAGGAGCAGCCCACCGCCGACTACGTGGCGGACGTCCTCAGCAGCATGCCCGCACCGCTGGACATTCGCCGGCTGACGCCGAACAGCGTCGTGGCGGACCTgcggggtggcgctggcgagggCCCCATGTACGCCCTGCGCGCCGACATGGAtgcactgccgctgcaggaggagagtGGTGAGCCCTTCAGCTCGAAGCGGCCAGGCGTGATGCACGCGTGTGGCCACGATGCCCACACGGCGATGCTGCTTGGGGCGGTGAAGGTGCTGTGTCAGATGCGCGACCGCATCCGTGGCACTGTTCGCTTTGTTTTCCAGCACGCCGAAGAGGTGGTCCCGagtggtgcgaagcagctggTGGGCCTTGGTGTGTTGGATGGCGTGTCCATGATCTTTGGGCTACATGTCGCTGCAGAGTACCCTGTCGGCACCATCTCGACCCGACAGGGCACCCTCTGCGGTGCGTGCAACGACTTTGACATTGTGAtccgcggtgctggcggccaTGCCTCGCAGCCGGAGCTGTGTGTCGACCCCATTCTCATTGCCTCCGAGGTCGTGGCAAACCTCCAGTCCGTTGTATCACGCCGCGTGAGCGCGCTGAGGGCTCCTGTACTGAGCATTACCACCTTCGAGGGCGGGAGAGGAAGCTACAACGTGATCCCGGACaccgtgcgcatgcgcggcaCACTGCGGTGCCTCGACCGCGACACTCAGGCTCGGGTGCCCTCTCTGATGGAGGAGATCATCGCCGGCATCACAAAGGCGCACGGTGCCCAGTACGAGCTGAGCTGGCTGGAGCCCAACATCGTGACGTACAACGACCCGAAGGCGTACGAGGTGGTGAAGAGCGTAGCTGAGGAGATGCTTGGTAAAGATGCGTTTGTTGTGAAGGAGGAGCCGATGTTCGGCGTGGAGGACTTCTCCGAGTACCAGGCAGTGATCCCAGGCTGCTTTTCTCTGCTGGGCATTCGTGATGAGGCGTTTGGCTCCGTGTACACGGAGCACAGCTCGAAGTTTAAGATTGAGGAGTCAGCTTTACAGGTCGGTGTGATGATGCACGTGGGCACTATTGTGAAACTGATGATGTAG